Genomic DNA from Candidatus Methylomirabilota bacterium:
GATGATCTCGCAGTTCATCAGCTCGACGCCCGACGACGTGGAGGCGACGTTGGAGAACACCGAGAAGTCCGAGCCGATCAGCGTGTCGGAGAGCTTGGCCGCCTCGACCTCGCCGGTGGCGATGCCGACGCCCAGCGCGGCGGCGGCCCGGCCGTAGGCCATCGACTTGTAGGTGTCCCCGGTCACCACGGGCTTCCCGCGGCCGCGGGCGTCGTGGATCCGCTCGGTGGTGAGGGCCCCCGTCTTGATCTGCACGAAGTGGGCGTCCGGGGGCGACTCGATCCCGGCGTCGACCAGCGCGGCCTTCACGCCCTCGGCGGCGACGCGCGCGTGGACCGCGGTGCCGAACTCCTCGGGCCGGAGGTCGCGGGTGTAGGCGGTGCCGACGGCGAACCGCTTCTGCCCGCTCGCCCGGCCACGATCCGGCTCGCGGGTGAAGATGGTCGCGTGGGGACTCATGAGGCCCTCGGTGCCGCCCGACCAGATGATGGGGACGCGCTTGGCGATGTCGGAGAGCGCGCGGCCCGCGCGCTCGGCCAGGAGCATCTGGAAGGAGAGCGTCGCCAGGGCGCGCGTGAAGTCGTTGACGCCGCCGTTGCCCTCGGTCTTGCCGAGGATCGCCACCACGTGCTCGGCGCGGAAGACGCCCTTGTCCAGGAGCTTCGCCGCCTCGCTGACATCGTCGGGGGAGTGCATTCCAACCTTGAAAGCCTGAGCGTGCATCGGTCCGTCCTCCTGTCAGGAAATGGTGAATCCTCGAGACGGGCGGGCGGCGTCGATCAGCGCCAGCAGCCGGCCCGGGTCGAGCGGCATCTCGCGGACGCGGACGCCGAGCGGCGCCAACGCGTCATCGATGGCCTCGGCGATCACCGCGGGGACCGGGATAGCGCCGGCCTCGCCCGCGCCCTTGACGCCGAGCGGGTTCAGTGGCGACGGCGTCTCGGTGTGGCAGATCTCGATCTCCGGCACCTCCATCGCCGTCGGGATCAGGAAATCCATGAAGCTCGTGGTCAGCGGCTGGCCACGCTCGTCGTAGACGATCCTCTCGTAAAAGGCGCCGCCGATTCCCTGCGCCACGCCGCCCCGGATCTGTCCCTCCACGACAGTAGGGTTCACGATCGTGCCGCAGTCGTGCTGGACCACGTAACGCAGGATCGTGAGGCTGCCGGTGGCGACGTCCACCTCGACGATGACGGCGTGGCAGCCGCTGGCGAACGTGGCCTGCGGCGGCGCGTAGTAGCCGAAGGCCTCGAGCCCGGGCTCCTCGCCCGCGGCCAGGACCGCGCCGGCTCGCGGCTTGACGAGACGGAGCGCGGCTTCCGCCGCGTCCTTGCCGGATGCGTAGCGGATGGGGTTGGCCACGGTGGCCAGCGCGCCGAGCGTCAGCTCGCGACCGGGCACGCCCTTCACCCGCGCCACGCCGGCGACCAGCTCCAGATCGTGGGCCGAGACCTCGAGCAGTTCGGCCGCGATGCGGAGCGCCTTGTCGCGCACCTTGAGGGCGGCCGCGTGGATCGCGGTGCCGCTCACGACGAGACCGCGGCTCGCGTACGTCCCCGCGCCCCAGTTGAAACGTCGCGTGTCGCCCGTCACCACCGTCACGTCGGCGGGATCGCAGCCGAGGGCGTCGGCGGCGATCTGGGCGAACGTGGTCGCGTGCCCCTGCCCCTGGGTCGCGAGGCCGGTGGCGACGAGGACCTTGCCGCTCGGCTCGACCCGCACGTGCGCGCCCTCGTAGGGACCG
This window encodes:
- a CDS encoding ring-opening amidohydrolase → MHAQAFKVGMHSPDDVSEAAKLLDKGVFRAEHVVAILGKTEGNGGVNDFTRALATLSFQMLLAERAGRALSDIAKRVPIIWSGGTEGLMSPHATIFTREPDRGRASGQKRFAVGTAYTRDLRPEEFGTAVHARVAAEGVKAALVDAGIESPPDAHFVQIKTGALTTERIHDARGRGKPVVTGDTYKSMAYGRAAAALGVGIATGEVEAAKLSDTLIGSDFSVFSNVASTSSGVELMNCEIIVLGNSTRSTSDLVVGHAVMKDALDAAAVREALRRAGLAVECELADADRGRLVNVFAKCEPDLTGQTRGRRHVMFDDSDINYTRHIRAVVNAVIAAVTGDTMCYVSAGAEHQGPAGGGVVAVLAVAR